Proteins encoded in a region of the Nocardia asteroides genome:
- a CDS encoding trypsin-like peptidase domain-containing protein, with translation MTTESTNSGSADTSDSAANRGNLRPPDAPVLGPRPVYRPHVDTHTARAFRRPAGLSGSFAVPLRKAGSAPQSGPELQNRPPDAVLAEAFGRPEGSTEVLQRDPDATGGPASVTEPADPWRDPEAVARLGSPAVPTPKPQPLPQAEKLSAREVLFGSRVAPKALALLALVALVIGLLGGLVGRLTAETASTLTSRKVTLEQTGDGARPHGVIAEVANAVLPSVVSIRVTVGDNGATGSGVVIDGGGYIVTNNHVISMAAQDKSNRAAIQVQFSDGTRVPAQIVGRDPKTDLAVLKVDVKNLTVAQLGKSGNVQVGDDVLAIGSPLGLSKTVTSGIVSALHRPVKLEGEGSDTKAVIDAVQTDASINPGNSGGALVDMDGRVVGINTAIRSETGGSVGLGFAIPVDKMTEVAQTLIRDGVVHHATIGLSARTKQVANEVMSGAAVADVVPGGPAAKAGIVEGDVIVKVGDREVTNPDELVVAVQSREIGETVNVQLIRDGRQVDVPVTLESD, from the coding sequence GTGACCACCGAATCGACGAATTCCGGATCGGCCGACACCTCGGATTCGGCGGCCAACCGCGGGAATCTCCGTCCGCCGGACGCACCCGTGCTCGGCCCGCGCCCGGTCTATCGGCCCCATGTCGACACGCATACCGCGCGCGCCTTCCGCAGGCCTGCCGGCCTATCCGGTTCGTTCGCCGTGCCGCTGCGCAAGGCGGGCTCCGCGCCGCAATCCGGCCCCGAACTGCAGAACCGCCCGCCCGACGCGGTGCTGGCCGAGGCGTTCGGCCGCCCCGAGGGCTCCACCGAGGTCCTGCAACGCGACCCCGACGCGACCGGCGGCCCCGCCTCCGTCACCGAACCGGCCGATCCGTGGCGTGACCCCGAGGCGGTCGCGCGCCTGGGCTCCCCCGCCGTGCCAACACCCAAGCCGCAGCCGCTGCCGCAGGCCGAGAAGCTCAGTGCCCGCGAAGTGCTGTTCGGCTCCCGGGTCGCGCCCAAGGCGCTGGCCCTGCTCGCGCTCGTCGCGCTCGTCATCGGCCTGCTCGGCGGGCTGGTCGGGCGGCTGACCGCGGAAACCGCCTCGACGCTCACCTCCCGCAAGGTGACCCTGGAGCAGACCGGCGACGGCGCCCGCCCCCACGGTGTGATCGCCGAGGTCGCCAACGCCGTGCTGCCCTCGGTCGTCTCCATCCGGGTGACCGTCGGCGACAACGGCGCCACCGGTTCGGGCGTGGTGATCGACGGCGGCGGCTACATCGTCACCAACAACCACGTCATCTCCATGGCGGCGCAGGACAAGAGCAATCGCGCCGCGATCCAGGTGCAGTTCTCCGACGGCACCCGCGTTCCCGCCCAGATCGTCGGCCGCGACCCGAAGACCGACCTGGCCGTCCTGAAGGTCGACGTGAAGAATCTCACCGTCGCTCAGCTGGGCAAGTCCGGCAACGTCCAGGTCGGTGACGACGTGCTGGCCATCGGTTCGCCGCTGGGCCTGAGCAAGACGGTCACCTCCGGCATCGTCAGCGCCCTGCACCGTCCGGTGAAGCTGGAGGGCGAGGGCAGCGACACGAAGGCCGTGATCGACGCCGTGCAGACCGACGCCTCGATCAACCCGGGTAACTCCGGCGGCGCGCTGGTGGACATGGACGGCCGGGTCGTCGGCATCAACACCGCCATCCGCAGCGAGACCGGCGGCTCGGTCGGTCTGGGCTTCGCCATCCCGGTGGACAAGATGACCGAGGTCGCACAGACCTTGATCCGCGACGGCGTCGTGCACCACGCGACGATCGGCCTGAGCGCGCGCACCAAACAGGTGGCCAACGAGGTCATGAGCGGCGCGGCGGTGGCGGACGTCGTTCCCGGCGGTCCTGCGGCGAAGGCCGGGATCGTGGAGGGTGACGTGATCGTGAAGGTCGGCGACCGCGAGGTCACGAATCCGGACGAGTTGGTCGTCGCGGTGCAGTCCCGCGAGATCGGCGAAACGGTGAACGTGCAGTTGATCCGCGATGGCAGGCAGGTGGACGTGCCCGTGACGCTGGAATCCGACTGA
- the tatB gene encoding Sec-independent protein translocase protein TatB, whose translation MFSNIGWSEMVILLVAALVILGPERLPGAVRWTTRSLRQVRDYASGATSQLKQELGPEFEDLRKPLADLNELRGMTPRAMVTKHLLNGDDSLLKDFGSALPDPKDLYSTNSGMPDYPMPKLDKPLERNERPPIDTDAT comes from the coding sequence GTGTTCAGCAACATCGGCTGGAGCGAGATGGTCATCCTGCTCGTCGCCGCCCTCGTGATCCTCGGCCCGGAGCGTTTGCCCGGCGCCGTGCGCTGGACCACGCGCAGCCTGCGTCAGGTCCGCGACTACGCGAGTGGCGCAACCTCTCAGCTGAAGCAGGAACTCGGGCCGGAGTTCGAGGATCTGCGCAAGCCGCTGGCCGACCTGAACGAACTGCGCGGTATGACACCGCGGGCGATGGTGACCAAACACCTTCTCAACGGCGACGATTCGCTGTTGAAGGATTTCGGCAGCGCATTGCCCGATCCGAAGGACCTGTACAGCACGAACAGCGGGATGCCGGACTATCCGATGCCCAAGTTGGATAAGCCGTTGGAGCGCAACGAACGTCCCCCGATCGACACCGACGCCACCTGA
- the sigE gene encoding RNA polymerase sigma factor SigE — MLPVEADPVEDAVELSGTAAFDATGDRSAMPTWDELVREHADRVYRLAYRLSGDAQDAEDLTQETFIRVFRSLSNYQPGTFEGWLHRITTNLFLDMVRRRNRIRMEALPEDYDRVPADGPGPEQAYHDARLDPDLQTALDSLAPEFRAAVVLCDIEGLSYEEIGATLGVKLGTVRSRIHRGRQALRDYLAHNGSEQRFAVDANIG, encoded by the coding sequence ATCCTGCCGGTCGAAGCCGACCCCGTCGAGGACGCGGTCGAGCTGTCCGGCACTGCTGCCTTCGATGCCACCGGTGATCGGTCGGCGATGCCGACGTGGGACGAACTGGTCCGCGAGCACGCCGACCGGGTTTACCGCTTGGCCTACCGCCTCTCCGGCGACGCACAGGACGCCGAAGATCTCACCCAGGAGACGTTCATCCGGGTGTTCCGTTCGCTGTCGAATTACCAACCCGGCACGTTCGAGGGGTGGTTGCACCGCATCACCACCAACCTGTTCCTGGACATGGTGCGCCGCCGTAACCGGATCAGGATGGAAGCGCTGCCCGAGGACTACGACCGGGTGCCCGCCGATGGCCCCGGGCCGGAGCAGGCCTACCACGACGCCCGGCTGGATCCCGACCTGCAAACCGCCCTGGATTCCCTCGCCCCGGAGTTCCGCGCGGCCGTGGTGCTCTGTGACATCGAGGGACTGTCCTACGAGGAGATCGGCGCTACGCTCGGCGTGAAACTGGGCACTGTGCGCAGTCGGATCCACCGTGGACGTCAGGCCCTGCGCGACTACCTTGCGCATAATGGAAGTGAGCAGCGGTTCGCCGTTGACGCGAACATAGGGTGA
- the glgC gene encoding glucose-1-phosphate adenylyltransferase: protein MRSQPHVLGIVLAGGEGKRLFPLTADRAKPAVPFGGAYRLIDFVLSNLVNAGFLRLCVLTQYKSHSLDRHISQTWRLSGFAGEYITPVPAQQRLGPRWYTGSADAIMQSLNLIYDEDPDYIVVFGADHVYRMDPEQMVRHHIDSGAGVTVAGIRVPRSEASAFGCIDSDDSGRITQFLEKPPHPPGTPDDPNVTFASMGNYVFTTKVLVDSIRADADNADSDHDMGGDIIPSLVAAGQASVYDFADNDVPGATDRDRGYWRDVGTIDAFYDAHMDLVSVHPVFNLYNRHWPIRGAAENLPPAKFAQGGLAQECIVGAGSILSAATVRNSVLSANVMVDDGATVEGCVLMPGVRIGRGAVVRHAILDKNVVVGEGEIIGVDLARDRSRFAVSNGGVVTVGKGVWVQGEADPPLRVSRLY, encoded by the coding sequence GAGCCAGCCGCACGTACTCGGGATCGTGCTCGCCGGTGGCGAGGGCAAGCGACTCTTTCCACTCACGGCCGACCGCGCCAAGCCCGCCGTCCCGTTCGGCGGCGCCTACCGCCTCATCGACTTCGTGCTCAGCAATCTGGTCAACGCGGGTTTCCTGCGGCTGTGCGTACTCACGCAGTACAAGTCGCACTCGCTGGACCGGCACATCTCGCAGACCTGGCGGCTGTCCGGTTTCGCGGGCGAGTACATCACCCCGGTGCCCGCGCAGCAGCGGCTCGGTCCGCGGTGGTACACCGGCAGCGCGGACGCGATCATGCAATCGCTGAACCTGATCTACGACGAGGATCCGGATTACATCGTGGTTTTCGGCGCCGACCACGTCTACCGCATGGACCCGGAGCAGATGGTGCGCCACCACATCGACTCCGGCGCCGGCGTGACCGTGGCCGGTATCCGGGTGCCGCGCAGCGAGGCGAGCGCGTTCGGCTGCATCGACAGCGACGACTCCGGTCGCATCACGCAGTTCTTGGAGAAGCCCCCGCATCCGCCCGGCACCCCGGACGATCCGAACGTCACGTTCGCGTCCATGGGCAACTACGTCTTCACGACCAAGGTGCTGGTGGACTCGATCCGGGCGGATGCGGACAACGCCGACTCCGACCACGACATGGGCGGCGACATCATTCCCTCGCTCGTCGCGGCGGGGCAGGCGAGCGTCTACGACTTCGCCGACAACGACGTGCCCGGCGCCACCGACCGCGACCGCGGCTACTGGCGCGATGTCGGAACCATCGACGCGTTCTACGACGCCCACATGGATCTGGTCTCGGTGCACCCGGTGTTCAACCTCTACAACCGGCACTGGCCGATCCGCGGCGCGGCCGAGAACCTGCCGCCGGCCAAGTTCGCCCAGGGCGGGCTGGCGCAGGAGTGCATCGTGGGCGCGGGCAGCATCCTGTCCGCCGCCACCGTCCGCAATTCGGTGCTCAGCGCCAACGTCATGGTCGACGACGGCGCCACCGTCGAAGGCTGCGTGCTCATGCCCGGCGTGCGGATCGGGCGCGGCGCGGTAGTGCGGCACGCCATTCTCGACAAGAACGTGGTCGTCGGCGAAGGCGAGATCATCGGGGTGGATCTGGCGCGAGACCGCAGCCGCTTCGCGGTGAGCAACGGCGGTGTCGTCACGGTAGGCAAGGGCGTCTGGGTCCAAGGCGAGGCCGATCCGCCGCTGCGGGTATCCAGGCTGTACTAG
- a CDS encoding O-methyltransferase has translation MPVASNLERNLAYVEESVVEDEILVSARERATELGAVPVPPSVGALLSMYAQLLGARAVVEVGTGAGISGLWLLDGMREDGTLTTIDSEPEHQRAAKEAFRAADIPPARTRLINGRALDVLPRLADGAYDLVFIDAAPLEHPEYVAQAVRLLRQGGAILLHNALLGGRVPDPAQRDPATQAVRAATRAIAENPELTCVLIPVGDGLLCASRG, from the coding sequence ATACCCGTGGCATCGAATCTGGAGCGGAATCTCGCCTACGTGGAGGAATCCGTCGTGGAAGACGAAATCCTCGTCAGCGCGCGGGAACGGGCCACCGAACTCGGCGCGGTTCCCGTGCCGCCGTCGGTGGGCGCGCTGCTGAGCATGTACGCGCAGTTGCTCGGAGCGCGCGCGGTGGTCGAGGTCGGCACCGGCGCGGGCATCAGCGGGCTGTGGCTGCTCGACGGCATGCGCGAGGACGGCACGCTGACCACCATCGATTCGGAGCCGGAACACCAGCGCGCGGCCAAGGAGGCGTTCCGCGCCGCCGACATCCCGCCCGCGCGCACCCGGCTGATCAACGGACGGGCGCTGGACGTGCTGCCCCGGCTGGCCGACGGCGCCTACGATCTCGTCTTCATCGACGCCGCACCGCTGGAGCATCCGGAGTACGTGGCCCAGGCGGTGCGTCTGTTGCGCCAGGGCGGCGCCATCCTGCTGCACAACGCGCTGCTGGGCGGGCGGGTACCCGATCCGGCGCAACGCGATCCGGCCACCCAGGCGGTGCGCGCCGCGACCCGCGCCATCGCGGAGAACCCGGAACTCACCTGTGTGCTGATTCCGGTGGGCGACGGATTGCTCTGCGCCTCGCGCGGTTGA